From a region of the Salinispira pacifica genome:
- a CDS encoding valine--tRNA ligase codes for MKAIELAKAYDPREFEGRLYEMWQSGGHFSPRKPEPGEEPFVIVIPPPNVTGVLHLGHGLNNSLQDILIRYHRMKGKPALWVPGTDHAGIATQNVVEKRLREKGTSRQELGREKFVEETWKVKHEHHKVITEQLKKIGSSCDWDRERFTLDEGLSDAVQEVFVELYNRGLIYKGTYLVNWSVGVQSALSDDEVEFKEVNGFFYHITYPLSDGNGQVQIATTRPETLLGDSALAVHPEDERYRHLIGKTAKLPLTDREIPIIADSYVDPEFGTGVVKITPAHDFNDYEVGKRHGLEEINIMNPDGTLNDRVPSAYRGMSMQEARKAVVKDLEAAGLFIEKEPHRHQVGHCYRTNTVIEPYLSTQWFVRMESMAQKALKAWEEEKIRFYPRKWENTYKSWLTNIRDWCISRQLWWGHRIPAWYDEESGEMVVSRSDPADSPEYAGRKFRQDEDVLDTWFSSWLWPFSVMGWPEKTEDLKDFFPTTSLVSGYDIIFFWIARMIMASLEFLDEVPFRDIYITGLVRDKKGRKMSKSLGNGIDPIEIVDEYGADALRFTLAFLATQGQDILLDKDTFSMGSRFANKIWNASRYLLMNLEGRNLIPVQEIARGDHGGLNDLDKWILHRLNAASRKAQSGMESYRFNDATGAVYEFFWNEFCDWYIEASKLSLYSDDEGEKDRAISLLIYLLEEGLKLLHPFLPYVTEEIFQKLPSRQDGDALISTAYPENEEWRQFPREARAFEDLQELVRLVRTLRSEFTIPPKTEISFAVQFEEHFPNREYMISHEELIRNLTTASRLTWVPAGEKGERSASLAVVGNGFEAYVYIRDLIDIDAALKRLEKNITKESKALEQTERKLSNEGFLQKASAEIVEKERQKREEMSRKIEKMRGYIEDLKR; via the coding sequence ATGAAGGCAATTGAGCTTGCAAAAGCGTATGATCCCCGGGAATTCGAAGGACGGCTGTATGAAATGTGGCAGTCAGGTGGCCATTTTTCGCCGCGTAAACCTGAGCCCGGAGAAGAACCCTTCGTCATCGTCATTCCTCCCCCCAACGTTACCGGTGTGCTCCATCTTGGACACGGGCTGAACAACAGTCTCCAGGATATTCTCATCCGTTACCACCGCATGAAGGGAAAACCGGCCCTCTGGGTTCCGGGAACCGATCATGCGGGGATTGCCACCCAGAACGTGGTGGAGAAACGTCTCAGAGAAAAAGGCACAAGCCGCCAGGAACTGGGCAGGGAAAAATTTGTTGAAGAGACCTGGAAGGTGAAGCACGAGCATCACAAAGTGATCACCGAGCAGCTGAAAAAGATCGGTTCATCCTGCGACTGGGACCGGGAACGCTTCACCCTGGACGAGGGCTTGAGCGATGCGGTTCAGGAAGTGTTTGTTGAGCTGTATAACCGCGGGCTGATCTACAAGGGCACGTATCTCGTGAACTGGTCTGTGGGAGTGCAGTCCGCCCTCAGCGACGATGAGGTGGAATTCAAGGAAGTGAACGGCTTCTTTTATCACATCACCTATCCCCTTTCCGACGGAAACGGCCAGGTACAGATTGCCACCACCCGTCCCGAAACCCTGCTGGGCGACTCTGCTCTGGCGGTGCATCCCGAAGATGAGCGCTACAGACACCTGATCGGAAAAACCGCGAAGCTGCCCCTTACAGACAGGGAGATCCCCATTATTGCCGACAGCTATGTGGACCCGGAATTCGGAACCGGTGTGGTGAAGATCACCCCCGCCCACGATTTTAACGACTATGAGGTGGGCAAACGTCACGGTCTGGAAGAAATCAATATTATGAACCCCGACGGGACACTGAACGACCGCGTACCCTCAGCCTACCGGGGCATGAGCATGCAGGAAGCCCGGAAAGCGGTGGTCAAAGATCTGGAAGCCGCCGGCCTGTTCATTGAAAAGGAACCCCACCGCCATCAGGTGGGCCATTGCTACCGCACCAATACCGTGATCGAACCGTATTTGAGCACCCAGTGGTTTGTCCGCATGGAATCCATGGCCCAAAAGGCCCTGAAAGCCTGGGAAGAAGAGAAAATCCGGTTTTATCCACGGAAATGGGAAAACACCTATAAATCCTGGCTTACCAACATCCGGGACTGGTGCATCAGCCGGCAGCTCTGGTGGGGCCACAGAATCCCCGCTTGGTACGACGAGGAAAGCGGTGAAATGGTGGTATCCCGCAGCGATCCCGCTGACAGTCCCGAGTATGCCGGAAGGAAATTCCGCCAGGATGAAGATGTTCTGGACACCTGGTTTTCCAGCTGGCTCTGGCCCTTTTCGGTGATGGGGTGGCCGGAGAAGACCGAGGATCTGAAGGATTTCTTCCCCACCACCAGTCTGGTGAGCGGTTACGATATTATCTTCTTCTGGATTGCCAGAATGATTATGGCCAGCCTGGAATTTCTGGATGAGGTACCCTTCCGGGATATCTACATCACCGGCCTTGTTCGGGATAAAAAGGGCCGGAAAATGTCCAAAAGCCTGGGCAACGGGATTGATCCCATAGAAATTGTGGATGAATACGGAGCCGACGCCCTGCGCTTTACTCTGGCCTTCCTGGCAACCCAGGGGCAGGATATCCTTCTGGATAAAGATACCTTCTCCATGGGAAGCCGTTTCGCAAACAAAATCTGGAATGCCAGCCGCTATCTGCTGATGAACCTGGAAGGACGGAACCTCATACCGGTGCAGGAAATTGCCCGCGGGGATCATGGAGGGCTGAACGATCTGGATAAGTGGATTCTCCATCGTCTGAATGCCGCTTCCCGGAAAGCACAAAGCGGCATGGAATCCTACCGTTTCAACGATGCAACCGGCGCGGTGTACGAGTTTTTCTGGAACGAGTTCTGCGACTGGTATATTGAAGCCTCCAAGCTCAGCCTGTACTCCGATGATGAGGGGGAAAAAGACCGGGCCATCTCCCTTCTCATATATCTGCTGGAAGAGGGGCTGAAGCTTCTTCATCCCTTCCTGCCGTATGTGACCGAGGAGATCTTCCAGAAGCTTCCTTCACGGCAAGATGGCGACGCCCTCATCTCCACGGCTTATCCGGAAAACGAGGAGTGGCGGCAGTTCCCCCGGGAAGCCCGTGCATTCGAGGATCTTCAGGAACTGGTCCGGCTGGTTCGCACCCTCCGGTCGGAGTTCACCATTCCCCCCAAGACGGAGATCAGTTTTGCAGTCCAGTTTGAGGAGCATTTTCCCAACCGGGAGTACATGATCTCCCACGAAGAACTGATCCGGAATCTCACCACGGCCTCCCGCCTCACCTGGGTTCCCGCAGGAGAGAAGGGCGAGCGCAGCGCATCCCTGGCGGTGGTGGGCAACGGATTTGAAGCCTATGTGTACATCCGGGATCTCATCGATATCGATGCGGCTCTGAAACGCCTTGAGAAAAATATCACCAAGGAAAGCAAGGCCCTTGAGCAGACCGAACGGAAACTGAGCAATGAAGGCTTCCTGCAGAAAGCCAGCGCCGAAATCGTGGAGAAGGAACGGCAGAAACGGGAAGAGATGAGCCGGAAGATTGAAAAAATGCGGGGATATATCGAGGATCTCAAGCGCTGA